The Streptococcus mitis genome has a segment encoding these proteins:
- the adcAII gene encoding zinc-binding lipoprotein AdcAII produces the protein MKKQNLFLVLLSVFLLCLAACGQKESQSGKGMKIVTSFYPIYAMVKEVSGDLNDVRMIQSSSGIHSFEPSANDIAAIYDADVFVYHSHTLESWAGSLDPNLKKSKVKVLEASEGMTLDRVPGLEDVEAGDGVDEKTLYDPHTWLDPEKAGEEAQIIADKLSEVDSEHKETYQKNAQAFIKKAQELTKKFQPKFEKASQKTFVTQHTAFSYLAKRFGLNQLGIAGISPEQEPSPRQLTEIQEFVKTYKVKTIFTESNASSKVAETLVKSTGVGLKTLNPLEADPQNDKTYLENLEDNMSILAEELK, from the coding sequence ATGAAGAAACAAAATTTGTTTTTAGTGTTGTTAAGTGTCTTTCTTTTGTGTTTAGCTGCTTGTGGGCAGAAGGAAAGCCAGTCAGGTAAAGGGATGAAAATCGTGACCAGTTTTTATCCTATCTATGCCATGGTCAAGGAAGTATCTGGTGACTTGAATGATGTTCGAATGATTCAGTCAAGTAGCGGAATTCACTCCTTCGAACCTTCAGCAAATGATATTGCAGCCATCTATGATGCAGATGTCTTTGTTTACCATTCGCATACGCTCGAATCTTGGGCAGGAAGTCTGGATCCAAATCTAAAAAAATCCAAAGTTAAGGTTTTAGAGGCTTCTGAAGGAATGACCTTAGACCGAGTCCCAGGGCTAGAAGATGTGGAAGCAGGTGATGGAGTTGATGAAAAAACGCTCTATGACCCTCATACTTGGCTAGATCCTGAAAAAGCTGGAGAAGAAGCCCAAATTATTGCTGATAAACTTTCAGAGGTTGATAGTGAACATAAAGAAACTTATCAGAAAAATGCGCAAGCCTTTATCAAAAAAGCTCAAGAATTGACTAAGAAATTCCAGCCTAAATTTGAAAAAGCGAGTCAGAAAACCTTTGTGACACAACATACAGCCTTTTCTTATCTAGCTAAGCGATTTGGACTCAATCAACTTGGAATCGCTGGTATCTCTCCAGAACAAGAACCAAGTCCAAGACAACTAACAGAAATTCAGGAATTTGTTAAAACCTATAAGGTTAAAACGATTTTTACAGAAAGTAATGCTTCTTCGAAAGTAGCTGAAACTCTTGTCAAATCAACAGGTGTGGGGCTTAAAACTCTGAATCCTTTAGAGGCAGACCCACAAAACGACAAAACTTATCTAGAAAACCTAGAAGACAATATGAGTATTTTAGCAGAAGAATTAAAGTGA
- a CDS encoding pneumococcal-type histidine triad protein, with amino-acid sequence MKINKKYLAGSAAALVLSVCAYELGLHQAQTVKENNRVSYIDGNQPSQKAETLTPDEVSKKEGINAEQIVIKITDQGYVTSHGDHYHYYNGKVPYDAIISEELLMKDPNYQLKDSDIVNEIKGGYVIKVDGKYYVYLKDAAHADNVRSKEEITRQKQEHSSNHGGGSSDNAVVAARAQGRYTTDDGYIFNASDIIEDTGDAYIVPHGNHFHYIPKSDLSASELAAARAFLAGKTNQPSSVGYRPSTNSSSSSSSDTSNSSSYGQTNQSNVEANTRRWTPTVSPQVDNSYQASPSEDVSSLLKQLYALPLSQRHVESDGLVFDPAQITRKTANGVAVPHGDHYHFIPYSQMSDLEQKIARMISENYQGNHTTAGGKELKPIPNPSLPKPIPSPVLPALSLKPLKPIVKPAPTPNPKIDSNSSLVSQLVRKVGEGYVFEEKGISRYVFAKDLPSETVKNLESELSKQESVSHALTAKKEKVAPRDQEFYDKAYNLLAEAHKALSENKGRVSDFQALDKLAERLNDESSNKGKLVDDLLAFLAPITHPERLGKPNSQIEYTENEVRIAQLADKYTTSDGYIFDEHDIISDEGDAYVTPHMGHSHWIGKDSLSDKEKAAAQSYTKEKGILPPSADADAQANPTGDSAAAIYNRVKGEKRIPLVRLPYMVEHTVEIKNGNLIIPHKDHYHNIKFAWFDDHSYKAPNGYTLEDLFATIKYYVEHPDERPHSNDGWGNASEHVLGKKDHSEDPKKNFKADEEPVEETPAEPEVPQVETEKVEAKLKEAEALLAKVTDASLKGNATETLAGLRNNLSLQTMDNNGIMAEAEKLLALLKGSNPSPVNKEKTN; translated from the coding sequence ATGAAAATCAATAAAAAATATCTAGCTGGGTCAGCAGCAGCACTTGTTTTAAGTGTCTGTGCTTATGAACTAGGTTTGCATCAAGCTCAAACTGTAAAAGAAAATAACCGTGTTTCATATATAGATGGCAACCAACCAAGCCAAAAGGCAGAAACTTTGACACCTGATGAAGTCAGTAAAAAAGAAGGTATTAATGCCGAGCAAATTGTTATCAAGATTACGGATCAAGGTTATGTGACTTCTCATGGAGACCATTATCATTACTATAATGGCAAGGTTCCTTATGATGCTATCATCAGTGAAGAACTTCTGATGAAAGATCCAAATTATCAGTTGAAGGATTCAGACATTGTCAATGAAATCAAGGGTGGCTATGTGATTAAGGTAGATGGTAAGTATTATGTCTATCTAAAGGATGCAGCGCATGCTGATAATGTTCGCTCAAAAGAAGAAATTACTCGTCAGAAGCAGGAACACAGTAGTAATCACGGAGGTGGTTCTAGCGATAATGCGGTAGTAGCTGCTAGAGCTCAGGGTCGATATACAACGGATGATGGTTATATCTTTAATGCATCTGATATTATTGAGGACACGGGTGATGCTTATATCGTTCCTCATGGCAATCATTTCCACTATATTCCTAAGAGTGACTTGTCTGCCAGTGAATTAGCTGCTGCTCGAGCCTTCCTAGCTGGAAAAACCAATCAGCCAAGCTCAGTTGGGTATCGTCCTTCAACAAATTCTTCTAGCAGTAGCTCATCAGATACATCGAATAGTAGTTCATATGGACAAACGAATCAAAGCAATGTTGAGGCAAATACCAGAAGATGGACTCCAACTGTTAGCCCACAAGTGGATAATAGTTATCAAGCAAGTCCAAGTGAAGACGTATCTAGTCTCTTGAAACAACTTTATGCCTTGCCACTTAGTCAACGACATGTGGAATCAGATGGACTTGTCTTTGATCCAGCGCAGATTACCAGAAAAACTGCGAATGGTGTTGCAGTGCCTCACGGAGACCATTATCACTTTATCCCTTATTCTCAAATGTCTGATTTAGAACAGAAGATTGCGAGAATGATTTCTGAAAATTATCAAGGAAATCATACTACTGCAGGTGGTAAAGAATTAAAACCAATTCCGAATCCAAGCCTTCCAAAACCAATTCCATCTCCTGTTTTGCCAGCTCTTAGCTTAAAACCTTTGAAACCTATTGTAAAGCCGGCTCCTACTCCAAATCCTAAAATAGACTCAAATTCTTCTTTGGTTAGTCAGCTGGTACGAAAAGTTGGAGAAGGATATGTTTTCGAAGAAAAAGGAATCTCACGCTATGTCTTTGCGAAAGATTTACCATCTGAAACTGTTAAAAATCTTGAAAGCGAGTTATCAAAACAAGAGAGTGTATCACACGCTTTAACTGCTAAAAAAGAAAAAGTTGCTCCTCGTGACCAAGAATTTTATGATAAAGCATATAATCTGTTGGCTGAGGCTCATAAAGCCTTGTCTGAAAATAAAGGTCGCGTTTCTGATTTCCAAGCCTTAGACAAATTAGCAGAACGCTTGAATGATGAATCTTCTAATAAAGGAAAATTGGTAGATGATTTATTGGCATTCCTAGCGCCAATTACTCATCCAGAGCGACTTGGCAAACCAAATTCTCAGATTGAGTATACCGAAAATGAGGTCCGCATTGCTCAATTAGCTGATAAGTATACAACGTCAGATGGTTACATTTTTGACGAACATGATATTATCAGTGATGAAGGAGATGCCTATGTAACGCCTCATATGGGACATAGTCACTGGATTGGAAAAGACAGCCTTTCTGATAAGGAAAAAGCTGCAGCTCAATCTTATACTAAAGAAAAAGGAATTTTACCTCCGTCAGCAGACGCAGATGCTCAAGCAAATCCAACTGGAGATAGTGCAGCGGCCATTTACAATCGTGTGAAAGGTGAGAAACGAATTCCACTCGTTCGACTTCCATACATGGTTGAGCATACAGTTGAGATTAAAAATGGTAATTTAATTATTCCTCACAAGGATCATTACCATAACATTAAATTTGCTTGGTTTGATGATCACTCATACAAAGCTCCAAATGGCTATACCTTGGAAGACTTATTTGCGACAATTAAGTACTATGTTGAACATCCTGATGAACGTCCACATTCTAATGACGGATGGGGAAATGCCAGCGAGCATGTCTTAGGTAAGAAAGACCACAGTGAAGATCCCAAAAAGAACTTCAAAGCGGATGAAGAACCAGTAGAGGAAACACCTGCTGAGCCAGAAGTCCCTCAAGTAGAGACTGAAAAAGTAGAAGCCAAGCTCAAAGAAGCAGAAGCTTTACTTGCTAAAGTAACAGATGCTAGTCTGAAAGGCAATGCGACAGAAACCCTAGCTGGTTTACGAAATAATTTGAGCCTGCAAACCATGGATAATAATGGTATCATGGCAGAAGCAGAAAAATTACTTGCGTTGTTAAAAGGTAGTAATCCTTCACCTGTAAATAAGGAAAAAACAAACTAA